The following proteins are co-located in the uncultured Tolumonas sp. genome:
- the ybaK gene encoding Cys-tRNA(Pro) deacylase, with translation MTPAIRFLKHIGAEFKVHTYECNVSDDFGKHCAHQLGMEEAKVFKTLLLQHEKQTITAIIPVNMRLNLKASAKAVHLKQVAMMLPADAERLTGYKVGGISPFAQKKASKTLLDESALTQTSILVSGGKRGVSVEIAPQDILTLLDAAVANISE, from the coding sequence ATGACACCCGCTATTCGTTTCTTAAAACATATTGGTGCCGAATTTAAAGTACATACCTATGAATGCAATGTCAGTGATGATTTTGGCAAACATTGCGCTCATCAACTCGGTATGGAAGAAGCTAAAGTATTTAAAACGCTCTTATTGCAGCATGAAAAACAAACAATCACCGCAATCATCCCAGTTAACATGCGTTTAAATCTGAAAGCCTCGGCAAAAGCGGTACATTTGAAACAAGTAGCTATGATGTTACCAGCAGATGCTGAGCGTTTAACCGGCTATAAAGTCGGTGGCATTAGCCCCTTCGCACAGAAAAAAGCATCAAAAACATTACTGGATGAGAGTGCACTAACACAGACTTCTATTTTGGTGAGTGGTGGCAAGCGCGGTGTTTCCGTCGAAATTGCACCGCAAGATATACTTACCCTGCTTGATGCTGCTGTAGCAAATATCAGTGAATAG
- a CDS encoding IS110 family transposase, which translates to MMSIQVIGIDLGKSNFHLVAHDRKGNTLFRKKLSRKQLIQFIYDTPLTTIAFEACGGAHWLGRLSLKLGHSVKLLPPQYVRPYVKGNKNDFIDADAIAEASQRPSMRFVEVKSEDAQLITAVYRVRQGYIKDRTACMCRISALLLEFGVSLPQGHGTMKQLFTWLTANAPELPSALNIELTALHEYYKYLNEQIKVQDDKLTRHVAQSDEGQLLHEIPGVGVLTASQCMAELGSVKQFKNGRNLAAWLGLVPHQHSTGGKPRLLGISKRGNKHLRTLFIHGARAILARPEKTGSIFGDWLVQLRASKPFNVVCVALANKLARIVWAVLRYKEAFNAEKLQSEFA; encoded by the coding sequence ATCATGTCTATTCAAGTCATTGGTATCGATTTAGGCAAATCTAATTTCCATTTAGTTGCACACGATCGCAAAGGCAACACCCTTTTTCGAAAAAAACTTTCCCGCAAACAGTTGATCCAATTTATCTATGACACCCCGCTCACCACCATCGCCTTTGAAGCCTGCGGAGGTGCTCATTGGTTGGGACGATTGAGTCTTAAGCTCGGTCATTCAGTGAAACTGCTTCCCCCTCAATATGTACGGCCTTATGTCAAAGGCAATAAAAATGATTTCATTGATGCTGATGCCATTGCTGAAGCATCGCAACGGCCGTCCATGCGATTTGTTGAAGTCAAATCAGAGGATGCGCAACTCATCACCGCTGTTTATCGTGTTCGGCAGGGATATATCAAAGACCGAACTGCATGCATGTGCAGGATTAGTGCTTTATTACTCGAGTTTGGTGTCAGTCTGCCGCAGGGACATGGGACGATGAAACAGTTATTCACCTGGCTGACAGCGAATGCACCCGAACTGCCGTCAGCATTAAACATCGAATTAACGGCATTGCATGAGTATTACAAATATCTGAATGAACAAATCAAAGTGCAGGATGACAAACTTACGCGCCATGTTGCGCAGAGCGATGAAGGGCAATTATTGCATGAGATCCCTGGAGTTGGTGTACTGACGGCCAGTCAATGTATGGCGGAATTAGGGAGTGTGAAACAATTTAAGAATGGACGCAATCTGGCCGCATGGCTGGGGCTGGTTCCCCATCAGCATTCGACGGGAGGAAAACCGCGTTTACTCGGAATAAGCAAACGAGGGAATAAACATCTGAGAACGCTGTTCATTCATGGAGCGAGGGCGATTTTAGCTAGGCCGGAAAAGACGGGGTCGATATTTGGGGACTGGTTAGTGCAACTACGAGCCAGTAAGCCGTTCAATGTAGTGTGTGTGGCGTTAGCGAATAAACTGGCCCGGATAGTCTGGGCGGTATTGAGGTACAAAGAAGCGTTTAATGCAGAGAAACTGCAATCCGAGTTTGCATGA
- the ppc gene encoding phosphoenolpyruvate carboxylase gives MNDMYAALRGNVGMLGQLLGKTIKEHLGEEFLDKIENIRQLAKSSRQGNEEDRQKLISTLQNLSDDELLPVARAFSQFLNLANVAEQFHSMSRQGELHTTPDPLDKLFDKLKNANLSEQEIIDTVCELDIELVLTAHPTEVTRRTLIHKHVQLNECLEELELQDLTPRECKFIQHRIEQLVNQSWHTNEIRQQRPTPVDEAKWGFAVIENNLWPAIPLFLRKLDDRLQENFGIRLPLHAHPIRIASWMGGDRDGNPFVTSKVTQEVLLLSRWVAINLFLTDIQELVSELSMTDCNDELRQRVGECGEPYREMLRGVRDALRETQQAVTAKLQGQYTENRDLITRTEQLREPLELCYRSLQTCGMSIIADGMLLDVMRKLACFGINLLKLDIRQDGERHGQVCSELTQYLGLGDYAQWNESEKQEFLLRELESRRPLLPANWQPSAESQEVIDTCRVIAQTDPDAFGIYIISMARQPSDVLAVQLLLKEVGCKFQMPIAPLFETQNDLQNAAAVLNRLLSVEWYRNYIRGQQYVMIGYSDSAKDAGMMSAGWAQYRAMEELVAIAEREDLKLTLFHGRGGTIGRGGGPAHQAILSQPPGSLKGGFRVTEQGEMIRFKFGLPEVAIHNFKLYTSAVLEANLLPPPKPKAEWYDVMDKLSEISCQHYRSVVRDEPDFVPYFRAATPEMELGKLPLGSRPSKRKPNGGVESLRAIPWIFAWTQNRLMLPSWLGAHVALQAVIDDGKEGVLKEMDQQWPFFRTRLEMLEMVFLKADLWLAEYYDLRLAPENLWPLGKRLRQELQDSINVILQLRPKRGELLDEQPWIKESIKLRNPYTDPLNVLQVELLHRSRANPDEVHPQVDQALMVTIAGIAAGMRNTG, from the coding sequence ATGAATGATATGTACGCGGCATTGCGCGGTAATGTTGGCATGCTTGGCCAACTGCTGGGCAAGACCATCAAGGAACATCTTGGCGAGGAATTTCTCGACAAGATCGAGAATATTCGTCAGCTGGCTAAATCTTCCCGTCAGGGTAACGAAGAAGACAGACAAAAACTGATATCTACGTTACAAAACTTGAGCGATGACGAACTATTGCCTGTCGCGCGCGCATTCAGCCAATTTCTTAATCTGGCCAACGTAGCTGAACAGTTTCACTCCATGTCACGTCAGGGTGAATTGCATACTACGCCAGACCCACTGGACAAACTGTTCGATAAACTGAAAAACGCCAACCTGTCTGAACAGGAAATCATTGATACCGTTTGTGAGCTGGACATCGAACTGGTTCTGACCGCGCATCCAACCGAAGTGACACGCCGCACGTTGATTCATAAACACGTGCAACTGAACGAATGTTTGGAAGAGTTGGAACTGCAGGATCTGACGCCTCGCGAATGCAAATTTATCCAACACCGTATTGAACAGCTGGTCAATCAGTCGTGGCACACCAACGAAATCCGTCAGCAACGCCCAACGCCGGTTGATGAGGCGAAATGGGGTTTTGCCGTTATTGAAAACAACTTGTGGCCAGCTATCCCGTTATTTTTACGTAAACTGGATGACCGTTTACAAGAAAATTTTGGTATTCGCCTACCGCTACATGCCCATCCGATCCGCATTGCTTCCTGGATGGGTGGTGACCGTGACGGCAACCCGTTTGTTACTTCCAAGGTGACACAGGAAGTTTTATTGCTGTCGCGTTGGGTGGCCATCAATCTGTTCCTGACCGATATTCAGGAGCTGGTTTCTGAACTCTCGATGACGGACTGTAATGACGAATTACGTCAGCGTGTCGGTGAATGTGGTGAACCATATCGTGAGATGTTACGCGGTGTACGTGATGCATTGCGTGAAACACAGCAAGCAGTTACCGCGAAGTTACAGGGCCAATACACTGAAAACCGCGATCTGATCACCCGTACCGAGCAACTGCGTGAACCACTGGAACTCTGCTACCGTTCCCTACAAACATGTGGGATGAGTATCATTGCTGATGGTATGCTGCTGGATGTCATGCGTAAACTGGCCTGTTTTGGTATCAACCTGCTGAAACTGGATATCCGTCAGGATGGTGAACGCCACGGCCAAGTTTGCTCTGAACTGACCCAATATCTGGGGCTGGGCGATTACGCGCAATGGAACGAAAGCGAAAAACAAGAATTCCTGCTAAGAGAACTGGAATCGCGTCGTCCTTTGCTACCAGCCAACTGGCAACCAAGTGCTGAATCACAAGAAGTTATCGATACTTGTCGTGTTATTGCGCAGACCGACCCCGATGCTTTCGGGATCTATATCATCTCGATGGCACGTCAGCCATCCGATGTATTAGCCGTACAACTGCTGCTAAAAGAAGTCGGCTGCAAGTTCCAGATGCCAATTGCACCACTGTTCGAAACACAAAACGATCTACAAAATGCTGCAGCGGTATTAAATCGTCTATTATCCGTAGAATGGTATCGTAACTATATCCGTGGCCAGCAATACGTCATGATCGGTTACTCCGACTCGGCGAAGGACGCCGGTATGATGTCCGCCGGCTGGGCACAATATCGTGCCATGGAAGAGCTGGTTGCCATCGCTGAACGTGAAGATCTGAAACTGACCCTGTTCCACGGGCGTGGTGGTACTATCGGCCGTGGCGGTGGACCAGCGCATCAGGCAATTCTGTCGCAGCCACCGGGATCATTAAAGGGTGGTTTCCGTGTCACCGAACAAGGTGAAATGATCCGCTTTAAGTTTGGTTTACCCGAAGTGGCGATCCATAACTTCAAGCTTTACACCAGCGCCGTATTGGAAGCTAACCTGCTACCACCACCGAAGCCTAAAGCAGAGTGGTACGACGTGATGGATAAACTATCAGAAATTTCCTGCCAGCATTATCGCAGTGTGGTGCGTGATGAGCCGGATTTTGTCCCTTATTTCCGCGCTGCAACACCGGAAATGGAATTAGGCAAATTACCACTGGGTTCCCGTCCATCAAAACGTAAACCAAATGGTGGTGTGGAATCACTGCGCGCAATTCCATGGATCTTCGCTTGGACACAAAACCGCCTGATGCTGCCGTCTTGGTTAGGTGCGCATGTTGCACTGCAAGCTGTGATTGATGATGGTAAAGAAGGTGTATTGAAAGAAATGGATCAACAGTGGCCATTCTTCCGCACCCGACTCGAAATGTTAGAAATGGTGTTCTTGAAAGCTGATCTTTGGTTAGCCGAGTATTATGACTTGCGTCTTGCGCCAGAAAATCTCTGGCCATTGGGTAAGCGTTTACGTCAGGAACTGCAAGATTCTATCAATGTGATTCTGCAACTGCGCCCTAAACGCGGTGAACTGCTGGATGAACAGCCATGGATCAAAGAGTCAATCAAATTGCGTAATCCGTACACCGATCCATTGAACGTGCTTCAGGTAGAATTGCTGCATCGTTCCCGCGCTAATCCTGATGAAGTACATCCGCAGGTTGACCAAGCTCTCATGGTCACCATTGCCGGTATTGCTGCCGGTATGCGAAATACAGGCTAG
- the argE gene encoding acetylornithine deacetylase gives MSNLDFFQMYRDIIAQPSISSTDPAWDQSNKGVIELLASWFEQFGMQIDITPVPGTAGKLNLIATIGSGDGGLLLAGHTDTVPFDAGRWQKDPFQLTQEGDRIYGLGTIDMKGFFVFIAEALKDIDLTQLKKPLRILATADEETSMAGAKAIADAHPIRPDYAVIGEPTGLVPVFMHKGHMSEAIRVTGKSGHSSNPANGVNAIEIMHKVLSKVLVMQQELKQKYNNAHFDVPYPTLNLGSIHGGDSANRICGGCELCIDLRPIPGVMPEDLIAELKRHLAPIEAEYPGAISLEHLHEPVPPYGCDENSLLVKEAEVLSGHPAEVVNYCTEAPFIQQLGCETIVMGPGYITQAHQPDEYLDLSFVKPTTELIRHLVQRFCL, from the coding sequence ATGAGTAATCTCGATTTTTTTCAGATGTACCGCGATATTATCGCGCAGCCGTCGATCAGCAGCACAGATCCTGCCTGGGATCAGAGTAATAAAGGTGTAATCGAACTGCTGGCATCGTGGTTTGAACAATTTGGTATGCAGATCGACATCACGCCTGTGCCAGGCACAGCAGGAAAACTGAATCTGATCGCGACCATTGGTAGTGGTGACGGTGGACTGCTCCTTGCCGGTCACACTGATACCGTACCTTTTGATGCCGGACGTTGGCAGAAAGACCCTTTCCAGCTAACGCAAGAAGGTGATCGTATTTATGGTCTCGGCACCATCGATATGAAAGGCTTTTTTGTCTTTATTGCCGAAGCATTAAAAGATATCGATTTAACGCAGCTGAAAAAACCACTACGTATTCTGGCGACCGCTGACGAAGAAACCAGCATGGCTGGCGCAAAAGCGATTGCCGATGCCCACCCAATCCGCCCAGATTATGCGGTAATTGGCGAACCAACAGGGTTAGTGCCGGTATTTATGCATAAAGGTCACATGTCTGAAGCGATCAGAGTGACTGGCAAAAGCGGGCATTCATCGAACCCGGCAAATGGCGTCAATGCCATCGAGATCATGCATAAAGTGCTAAGCAAAGTGCTGGTGATGCAGCAGGAATTAAAGCAGAAATATAACAATGCGCATTTTGATGTGCCCTACCCGACGTTAAATCTGGGCAGTATTCATGGCGGCGACAGCGCTAACCGTATTTGTGGTGGCTGCGAACTGTGCATCGATTTGCGCCCCATTCCTGGTGTCATGCCAGAAGATTTAATTGCCGAGTTAAAACGCCATTTAGCACCGATAGAAGCAGAATATCCGGGCGCCATCAGTCTTGAACATCTGCATGAACCCGTGCCGCCATATGGCTGTGATGAAAATTCATTACTGGTTAAAGAAGCCGAAGTGCTGAGTGGCCATCCGGCAGAGGTTGTGAATTACTGTACTGAAGCACCGTTTATTCAACAACTCGGCTGCGAAACCATCGTGATGGGGCCCGGCTACATTACTCAGGCACACCAGCCAGATGAATACCTTGATCTATCCTTTGTTAAACCAACAACGGAATTGATCCGCCATTTGGTGCAGCGTTTCTGTTTATAA
- the argC gene encoding N-acetyl-gamma-glutamyl-phosphate reductase has translation MLNVVIIGASGYAGAELALLVHKHPELNLKGLYVSAGSQDANKPFSALHPQCLGLVDLPVKPLDDAGMQEAKTGTDLVCLATAHEVSMNLAPVFLAAGIPVFDLSGAFRVQQDGFYDKYYGFTHDQPEWLSKAVYGLAEWNAEQIKQTDLVAVAGCYPTASLLALKPLMEAGLIKAETTPIINAVSGVSGAGRKAAIGTSFCEVSLNPYGVFNHRHQPEISYHLGGKVIFQPHLGNFVRGILATIYVQLADGVTEEQVNAAYAQAYADSPIVRLSKQWPSIRSVAGTPFCDLHWQMQDGMLIVGSAIDNLLKGASSQALQCINLRFGFAPTTGLM, from the coding sequence ATGCTTAATGTCGTAATTATTGGTGCCAGTGGCTATGCCGGTGCAGAGCTTGCTTTATTAGTGCACAAACACCCTGAGCTTAACCTGAAAGGGCTCTATGTGTCTGCAGGTAGTCAGGATGCCAACAAACCTTTTTCTGCTTTGCATCCACAATGCTTAGGTCTGGTCGATCTGCCAGTTAAGCCGTTAGATGATGCGGGTATGCAAGAAGCTAAAACCGGTACTGATCTGGTTTGTTTAGCGACTGCGCATGAAGTCAGTATGAATCTGGCACCTGTTTTCTTGGCTGCAGGTATTCCAGTATTTGACCTGTCTGGTGCATTCCGTGTGCAGCAAGATGGTTTCTACGACAAATATTATGGTTTCACCCACGATCAACCAGAATGGCTGTCGAAAGCCGTTTATGGTTTAGCAGAGTGGAATGCCGAGCAAATCAAGCAGACGGATTTGGTTGCGGTCGCGGGCTGTTATCCAACCGCTTCATTGCTGGCGCTAAAACCGCTGATGGAAGCGGGCCTGATCAAAGCAGAGACCACACCAATTATTAATGCGGTATCAGGCGTTTCTGGTGCCGGTCGTAAAGCGGCGATTGGTACGAGCTTTTGCGAAGTAAGCTTGAACCCTTATGGTGTGTTTAATCACCGTCATCAGCCAGAGATCAGTTATCACCTGGGTGGAAAAGTGATTTTCCAACCGCATCTGGGTAATTTTGTTCGCGGTATTCTGGCGACCATTTATGTCCAGCTGGCTGATGGTGTGACGGAAGAACAAGTGAATGCCGCGTATGCCCAAGCTTACGCCGATAGCCCAATTGTCCGCTTAAGCAAACAATGGCCGTCAATCCGCAGTGTGGCTGGCACGCCATTCTGTGATCTGCATTGGCAAATGCAGGATGGAATGCTGATTGTTGGTTCCGCGATCGATAACTTGTTGAAAGGTGCCTCATCACAGGCGCTGCAATGTATTAATCTGCGGTTTGGTTTTGCGCCAACCACTGGTTTGATGTAA
- the argB gene encoding acetylglutamate kinase, whose amino-acid sequence MTQQVPLIIKLGGALLETEGALTSFIGGIQRFLQQFPRPLVLVHGGGCLVDDLLKALGKTSTKKNGLRVTPADQIPYVVGALAGTANKQMMAEAIAQGLNPVGLSLADGGLCDVTQLDPELGNVGDCKPKNPALLQVLLAQNFLPVISSIGITAQGELMNVNADQAAIALAELLDADLIMLSDVVGILDANKQLIPELNTVKTEQLVADGVITDGMAVKVKAALQVSAAIQKPIVVASWRDPDLLLKLANGEATGTRIQA is encoded by the coding sequence ATGACACAACAAGTTCCATTGATCATCAAACTGGGTGGTGCGCTGTTAGAAACTGAAGGCGCATTGACGTCCTTTATCGGTGGCATTCAACGCTTTTTGCAACAATTCCCGCGCCCATTAGTTTTAGTGCATGGTGGTGGTTGTCTGGTTGACGATCTACTGAAAGCTCTGGGTAAAACCAGCACCAAGAAAAATGGTCTACGTGTTACACCGGCAGATCAAATTCCCTATGTTGTTGGTGCATTAGCGGGTACTGCCAACAAACAAATGATGGCGGAAGCTATTGCTCAAGGCTTGAACCCGGTGGGTTTAAGTCTGGCCGATGGTGGTCTGTGCGACGTTACCCAGCTTGATCCGGAATTGGGCAATGTTGGTGATTGCAAACCAAAAAATCCAGCATTGTTGCAAGTATTACTGGCGCAAAATTTCCTGCCCGTGATTAGCTCGATTGGCATTACCGCGCAAGGTGAGCTGATGAACGTCAATGCCGATCAAGCGGCGATTGCGCTGGCCGAGTTGCTGGATGCTGATCTGATCATGCTGTCTGATGTCGTCGGCATTCTGGATGCGAATAAACAACTGATCCCTGAATTGAACACAGTAAAAACAGAACAACTGGTTGCCGACGGTGTGATCACAGATGGTATGGCAGTCAAAGTTAAAGCGGCACTGCAAGTTTCTGCTGCCATTCAAAAACCGATTGTCGTTGCCAGCTGGCGTGATCCTGATTTGTTACTGAAACTGGCCAATGGCGAAGCAACGGGTACTCGTATTCAAGCTTAA
- a CDS encoding ornithine carbamoyltransferase, with amino-acid sequence MRHLLDTTEFNKEELETLIALGRDMKAKPADYRTGLAGKNIVTLFEKQSLRTRVTFDIGINRLGGHAVYLDQQNGAMGQRESVKDFAANLSRWCDGIVARVFDHKTLQGLREHGSVPVVNSLCNLYHPCQALADFMTIAENYTDLSKVKLAYLGEGNNVAHSLLITGAILGTDVTVVSPKGSGPDAQIFNLAAELARKSGAKLAVTDNCSDIRGFDVAYTDTWVSMGDNTPMEAVIDKYMPYQINQALLDNTGIRHVLHCQPAHRELEITSEVMDGPSSLIMDEAENRMHIQNAILYTLINQA; translated from the coding sequence ATGCGTCATCTGTTAGATACCACGGAATTTAATAAAGAAGAGTTAGAAACCCTGATCGCCTTAGGTCGGGATATGAAAGCCAAGCCTGCAGACTATCGTACCGGCTTAGCAGGCAAAAATATCGTCACACTGTTTGAAAAACAGTCGCTGCGTACTCGTGTGACCTTTGACATAGGTATCAATCGTCTCGGCGGTCATGCCGTTTATCTGGATCAACAGAATGGCGCCATGGGGCAGCGTGAGTCGGTGAAAGATTTTGCCGCTAATCTGTCCCGCTGGTGTGATGGTATTGTGGCGCGTGTATTTGACCACAAAACACTGCAAGGTTTGCGCGAACATGGCAGCGTGCCGGTCGTGAATTCGCTGTGTAACCTATATCATCCATGCCAGGCGCTGGCCGATTTTATGACTATTGCCGAAAACTACACCGATCTGAGCAAGGTAAAACTGGCTTATCTGGGGGAAGGCAACAACGTCGCGCATTCACTGCTGATCACCGGTGCAATTTTGGGGACTGATGTGACCGTAGTTTCACCGAAGGGCTCAGGTCCGGATGCGCAGATCTTCAATTTGGCGGCCGAATTGGCACGTAAATCCGGCGCTAAACTGGCGGTAACGGATAACTGTAGTGACATTCGCGGTTTTGATGTCGCTTATACCGATACCTGGGTTTCGATGGGTGATAACACGCCAATGGAAGCGGTCATTGACAAATACATGCCATACCAGATCAATCAGGCGTTGCTGGATAACACCGGTATCCGTCATGTGTTGCATTGCCAGCCGGCACACCGGGAACTGGAAATTACCTCCGAGGTGATGGATGGCCCATCGTCGCTGATCATGGATGAGGCGGAAAATCGCATGCATATCCAGAATGCCATCTTGTATACCTTGATCAATCAAGCGTAA
- the argH gene encoding argininosuccinate lyase: protein MALWGGRFSQAADTRFKQFNDSLRFDYRLAEQDIVGSIGWSKALVSVGILTADEQVKLEAALLTLKAEVEADPEQILRSDAEDIHSWVEGKLIERVGDLGKKLHTGRSRNDQVATDLKLWCKQQGNLLLESIHGLQSKLVATARQYQTTVLPGYTHLQRAQPVTFSHWALAYVEMLDRDYSRLQDALKRLNTSPLGSGALAGTAYPINRQALALDLGFERATRNSLDSVSDRDHAIELMSTAALSMIHLSRFAEDLIFYASGEAGFVELSDKVTSGSSLMPQKKNPDALELIRGKTGRVAGALNGMLMTLKALPLAYNKDMQEDKEGLFDALDTWHDCLDMAQLVLEDLKVNEPVTKAAAMGGYSNATELADYLVAKGIPFREAHHIVGEAVVYAITQQKPLENLTVAEFQQFNTVIADDVYPILSLESTLAKRQALGGVCAEQIAHALQQAEAHLAARVF from the coding sequence ATGGCTTTATGGGGTGGACGTTTCAGCCAGGCCGCTGATACTCGATTCAAACAATTCAACGACTCACTGCGCTTCGATTATCGTCTGGCAGAGCAGGATATTGTCGGTTCCATCGGTTGGTCAAAAGCGCTGGTTAGCGTGGGCATTCTAACTGCAGATGAACAAGTAAAACTGGAAGCAGCGCTACTGACCTTGAAAGCAGAAGTTGAAGCGGATCCTGAACAAATTCTGCGTTCTGATGCCGAAGATATTCATTCCTGGGTGGAAGGCAAACTGATTGAGCGCGTCGGTGATCTGGGTAAGAAATTGCACACTGGCCGTAGCCGTAACGATCAGGTCGCAACCGATCTGAAATTGTGGTGTAAACAGCAGGGCAACTTGTTGTTGGAAAGTATCCACGGTTTGCAAAGTAAATTAGTGGCAACAGCACGTCAGTATCAAACCACCGTATTACCGGGTTACACCCATCTGCAACGTGCGCAACCAGTGACATTTTCTCACTGGGCATTAGCCTATGTGGAAATGCTGGATCGCGACTACTCCCGCCTGCAGGATGCACTGAAACGTCTGAACACTAGCCCGCTAGGTTCAGGTGCACTAGCGGGTACAGCTTATCCGATTAACCGCCAAGCGTTAGCGCTGGATCTTGGTTTTGAACGTGCCACCCGCAATAGCTTAGATTCCGTCTCTGATCGTGACCATGCCATTGAACTGATGAGCACTGCGGCGCTGTCCATGATTCACCTGTCACGCTTTGCTGAAGATCTGATTTTCTATGCCTCTGGCGAGGCTGGCTTTGTCGAGTTATCCGATAAAGTCACTTCTGGCTCATCACTGATGCCACAGAAGAAAAACCCAGATGCATTAGAGCTGATCCGTGGCAAAACTGGGCGTGTGGCGGGAGCCCTGAACGGCATGCTGATGACACTGAAGGCGTTGCCGCTGGCTTACAATAAAGACATGCAGGAAGATAAAGAAGGCTTGTTTGATGCGCTGGATACCTGGCATGACTGCTTAGATATGGCGCAGCTGGTGCTGGAAGATCTGAAAGTTAACGAACCGGTCACCAAAGCAGCGGCAATGGGCGGTTATTCTAACGCGACTGAATTGGCTGATTATTTGGTTGCAAAGGGTATTCCATTCCGCGAAGCACATCATATTGTCGGCGAAGCGGTTGTGTACGCGATTACCCAGCAAAAACCACTGGAAAATCTCACTGTTGCTGAATTTCAACAGTTCAACACGGTAATTGCTGATGATGTGTATCCAATCCTGTCGTTGGAATCAACACTGGCTAAACGTCAGGCGTTAGGCGGTGTATGTGCCGAACAAATCGCCCATGCACTACAGCAAGCCGAAGCGCACTTGGCTGCGCGCGTATTCTGA
- the rpsJ gene encoding 30S ribosomal protein S10, with the protein MQNQRIRIRLKAFDHRLIDQSTAEIVETAKRTGAQVRGPIPLPTRKERFTVLISPHVNKDARDQYEIRTHKRLVDIVEPTDKTVDALMRLDLAAGVDVQISLG; encoded by the coding sequence ATGCAGAACCAAAGAATCCGTATCCGCCTGAAGGCTTTCGATCATCGTTTGATCGACCAGTCTACTGCGGAAATCGTAGAAACTGCCAAACGCACTGGTGCACAGGTTCGTGGTCCTATTCCACTGCCAACTCGCAAAGAGCGTTTCACTGTACTGATTTCTCCACACGTGAACAAAGATGCGCGTGATCAGTACGAAATCCGCACTCACAAGCGTCTGGTTGACATCGTTGAACCAACAGACAAGACCGTTGATGCTCTGATGCGTCTGGATCTGGCTGCTGGTGTTGACGTCCAGATCAGCTTGGGTTAA
- the rplC gene encoding 50S ribosomal protein L3, with translation MTLGLVGRKLGMTRVFTEDGVSIPVTVIEVEANRVTQLKTLETDGYTAVQVTTGVKKASRLTKAEAGHFAKAEVEAGRGLWEFRLNDGEGADLTVGSELKVDIFADVKKADVTGVSKGKGFAGVVKRWNFRTQDMTHGNSRSHRVPGSIGQNQSPGKVFKGKKMAGHLGCERVTVQSLDIVRVDVERNLLLIKGAVPGATNGDVIVKPAVKA, from the coding sequence ATGACTCTCGGTCTTGTAGGTCGCAAACTGGGTATGACTCGCGTCTTCACTGAAGACGGCGTATCTATTCCAGTGACTGTTATTGAAGTAGAAGCCAACCGTGTTACCCAGCTGAAAACTCTGGAAACTGACGGTTACACCGCTGTTCAAGTAACTACCGGTGTTAAAAAGGCAAGCCGCCTGACTAAAGCTGAAGCTGGCCATTTCGCCAAAGCTGAAGTAGAAGCAGGTCGCGGTCTGTGGGAATTCCGTTTGAATGACGGCGAAGGTGCTGACTTAACTGTTGGTTCTGAGCTGAAAGTCGACATTTTCGCTGACGTTAAAAAAGCAGACGTTACTGGTGTCTCTAAAGGTAAAGGCTTTGCTGGCGTTGTTAAACGTTGGAACTTCCGCACCCAAGACATGACCCATGGTAACTCGCGTTCACATCGTGTTCCGGGTTCTATCGGTCAAAACCAGTCTCCGGGTAAAGTGTTCAAAGGCAAAAAAATGGCTGGCCATTTGGGTTGTGAACGTGTAACCGTTCAGAGCCTGGATATTGTGCGCGTTGATGTTGAACGTAACCTGCTGCTCATCAAAGGTGCAGTTCCAGGTGCGACCAACGGCGACGTTATCGTCAAGCCTGCCGTTAAAGCGTAA